taaacttctgcctaacaccgagaggcgcgggattcgatcccatgagctgacttcGATTCGAAAGAATTTtcctgagtatatctgtagtgctgctggtcagacttggatatttgtgactccaggtcgatcgtttcctatcagagtttgccaatttgtctgatttaattgttgaaacggttcccgattaaaattggctaaaatccttcctacctactatgttaccactattcgagtatgtatgattaatgtacaataaaaattatgtacaattcatagatgtctcgttaatttgcgagttttcagtgtctcgtaattcagcgacttgtataataaaaatgctgtattgtttgtaattggccaggaaggcgcattggggtttatctgtaaggccttcctggtataaaatgtaataaaaaaattcaaaaaatgtgtatgtacatacatacataaggagTTTCATGGAACCAAATATAATGTGGTTATGTTTACACAGTAATAAAGTTAGATTATTTAATGGTCGTTACCTACAAGTTTAGAAAACGCTGCTCTAAATTACGAATTAGGTACTTTAAAGCTGATGTACAAAGTCGGTAATTCAAAGCTGGTgtacttcaaaataaaataaaatcgattatttttttttaaatgaccaAGGTCTTCCCTACATCGGaagtaatacacatacatataaatacaaaaataggcCAGCTCGCATTAGTTCAAACTTGTCCATCGTAAATGCCGAATTAAAAGTTGGAGTATCTTCAAGGTCGATCAAAATGTACGACTCGCGAGCcgtaaacatattttttgtcACATTATTTGCCATCTGTCTTCCCGTATATTGTAAAGTATTGCGTAAGTATTATCATATCTGactatatataattttcatattcctcttaatgaaaataaatagcaaaatatgttttttattatatttaaacagcctttataattcaaaatattgaaacatattattttaaaaactaaatataaaaacaaaatcaaatgaaaaattaaatacatacatacataaaatcatTGACTTGAGTTCGTCcagttcatttttacatacctcttttagcTTGTTAAAAAGAATTAAGTTATAAAGCGTAACTTATAGATTTGATTAATAACCGTTCCGAAGTTTTCGAAGATTTTCAGATCCGGATCCAGCTTCGTTTTTCAACTCCGGATCCAGATTTgtctttcagttccggatccgaattcatatttcatttccggttctcgattcctgtttcagttccggatgccgatttcattttcagttccgaatcccgattttattaatataaaatagttctTCTCCTCTCTTTTATGAAgagattcatttttatttaaaattatatatttctcaaatttttaaattttatattatatgcagGCGCGGCTCgagcataggaactgcggcactgcagcacccccagaaaaaatacaaaaaaatcacatttgtatacattcacaacttgtgaatataatttaaattagaatgattagatatttgacataatcattattaatgagtacgtcaaatatatctaaatacaagttgtaaatgcgtttgtcaaatttttttgtaatttttctgggggtgctgcagcgccgcagttcctatgcacgaacCGCAcctgattatatgtacatatatgtacatacatacatatataatataagtgacTTATTAACATATATTCGGAAagcatttgttttgtttttattgttcataaattatgttcacaatatatattAGCCTATTCTAATACTGATCCGGCAATCATCATCTATTTACACAtaatttttcttgttagtatttaaagcattatatttaGTTAGTATTGTACatcattatatgaaaaaaaaagcttaAACAACCTTCTTCTTTGTTCCCTCTCAATATAATGAAAATCTTAATAATAACTGcctcaaattttaaaaacaaatgtttttttaatactaagctagacattgattaattaatttaagatgacatacaaaaataatatgtacatacatcagtggcgtgcggttacttttcaaccagaggatgctgtccaaaacacgatgagtttattttttttattttttttttgttccaaacattgtcatatttatatttattaaaatgtctttgatatattttcgtgttttattgaatgaatattcaatattggtgtgggtttttggctcttaacaataatctctttttcattatacggtagagaagcaaatgtcctttttagtacattttaattaaacaattgcaatattattaacaacggcgataaatagtaatttaggacgtaatacattacaataaaagaataaatgtaaataacttaggacgtaacgtacaaaatatcaatcaacgaatcaagtgaaagtccatacataaaaatcgaatcaagtccatacatacgAAAAGAGAATTTGCTTCCAGACCAAGTGTCACGCGAGCGAGACGGCTGTAGCgtcgtctcactcatgcgcatacgcaagagtgacagctcacttgtgcgcatgcgcaaaagatttgtaaaCAACTTCAGCATCCAAGGCAATACGAGTTTGGTGTGAAACAAGCATCGGTCGCGCAGACGGCTCCGGCTTTTCAACGGGGATCTCCGTTCATGTCAATTTTGaatatatcataatcacgtaatcaaaaataaatgaaagaaataaaactaagaaattcagaaaacaaacggtatgaaaatatttttgacgtaaattttaagggatgcgcagtatccacagcatccatgggcggcacgccactgatgtacatacatatatcgcacaTTATAGgtcgaattaaaaatattcataactttagatttttttgtgttgTGCCTAGCGTATTGCAATTTTCATTTTAGAAAAGCATGATTCATGcaaaaatttaatgtaaaattagagagtatttcttttttcatattatataatttgagtATTTCTCTTTTATAGCCGAATATATTGACATATGCTATCGCGATGACCCAAATTTGAACCAATGTTTGACAAAGGAGGCAAATAAAATCTTGAAGAAATTTTCCAAGGGAGTTCCTGAGATAGGTATTGTATCCACAGATCCCTTTTTCATTGGCGATGTTGATGTGATACCTGAAAAATCTAGTTCTCTGTCTCTGAAACAGAAAAACTCAGTCCTAAAAGGAataaaaaatgctaacattATAGACTTACAGTAAGTCGAAGTTGTTttagcatattttttatatctataaaTGATTATTCGAAAagttattgttaaaattttagaaTTGATCCAATACAAAAGACTGGATTCATTCGCGGTGTTGTAAATGTAACTTTGAATTCCAAGTATGTCGTCAATGGCCGCCTGTTGTTGTTTCCAATAACTGGAGATGGTGATATGTCCATAAAAATAAGTAAGTAATAGTAATGACAATgagaaataaatgtataaaaaaaaattacttatatCGAGTTTCAAAAATGTACTACAATGTCAACTAAAgctaaattaaaatgttttctcATGATTTCAGCCAACTTTGACATTCAAATAAAATGGAATTGGTTTACATTCATTGGTCAAGATGGTAAAGAATATTCACAATTCAAACATTATACTAGCAAATACGACTATGAAAAtgtcaaattcaaattgaacGGCTTGTTCAATAACGATAAAGTTTTGGGTATGATTTGTAAATccgtaattaatttaaaaaaaactgaatgACATTCCttagatttaaaataataattcgacTACAATTTCAGGTGACGCTATGAATTCAATTTTGAACCAAAATTCGAGAGAAATTATGGCTGATTTGGGAGGGCCTACTATTAACATTATCATTAAGCGTTTGGCAAAACTCGTGAAGACATTCTTTTCCCAAGTTCCTTACGATGAATTGTTGCCTTTGAAATAAGCATTTCTATcactaatataaataaaatcgaatgtacaagatataaaatataaattaaataaaatcgaatgtacaagatataaaaatgttttattcaaaCGCCAACACTATTACAACACAGTAAGAGAACTTTGTAACTTTGGCGTGATTGACGCTAAAacgattaatttaatattatttgaattcataaataaattaaaattcaatgttATGTTAGTCATCGCCTTCAGAGATGGTCAACGGGTATTCtcaagcacatatgtatgtagttacgggtctacgtgacgagccagaatgttaaattacagaaaacacaaatatcggaaggcaatgatcgaaaatcgaaagatcttaagttaaaagatcaaaaaaaagggtgcatggtacatactcacgcacatactcacttaattttcgcgagcagggtacaacaggaacaagaggaacaggctttttcttccgtattctgcgcgcgcacattaatacgggaggaaaagcctgttcctcttgttcctgagTATgtgcgtgagtatgtaccgtttaccatgcacccttttttttgatctttcgacttaagatctttcgattttcgatctttgccttccgatatttgggttttctgtaatttaacattctggctcgtcacggagaccgtgtagttacatacatacatatatgtatgtgtgtataaattcatgaaagaaaattaaactacatgcatacacacaataaatcaaAGATTGTATatctttttgttttcaaatagtTTTCCTTTTCCTTAGGGAAATTTATAATAGAAACATCACAACACAACAAATACACCAATATTTGTAAAATCAATTTTGTGCTATTTTTCAACAACAacgtgtatataaaataataaccacCTTTTAGCATCTGAAAGCCTAATGTTTGACTGGAGATAATGATGAAATGTGAAAAGTGATGAATTTAACTTAATACTTGATACcaaattttttctttatttatacaggtatacatacacccatttttactttatccacatgacatatatggtcaacattatacatacgtattattcaaggccaattacaaacatctatgacaaatttttgcagcattttaaatattaataaatcatgaCCCCAAAAcccaaattttgcgagaaatagaacAAGATTGTAAATTTGTTGGatccgtttccaatgaaatcagataaattgacacactctcaatatcaagaagattaaaataatttaaaaggtcaaagtcaaataatgaaatatttaaaaaaaataaaatactacttccggtaaacgaattctgaccaaaaccttagcagcactaagttagtacataaaaaatacaaatgtaaattttcaacttaataCGTTAAGGGATGTGGACCGAATCGAggtgacaacatttttgacctttctaagaggaaaatatcccacttccagtttattaaatttaatgatttttttttattttcatcacattgctacaagaattataattggattttttcgcggagaacacacatgtttaagaggtcgaaaaaatagtggaagaaaaatcgaacaaaaggaaactgccactttcggttgaggaatgcttactaaattttatacataactttttattatgctaaaattttagatatgaaatttcagttcaataaaccaaaaggtttctgagaaaaacataaaaaacgtcGATTCCCTagagtaaaaatactactttcggtttagataaaaatatttaaaatttataaagttataaaaattattatttctattacatgtaaaaaaattttagtccgattcagttagcggtttgggagataattgaattcaaaaacttaaaaaaaagaggacacctataaggggaggtaccatttccggtcaacttaaaaatttaaaaaaaaactacgtcgtgtcgataagaatttcagtaaccgatactaagtttcgattcgataggactaacggtgttcaaaaaatccccaaaatacacatacacacattttttctatgcagatcatgaaaatgtgatcagtaatcgattccgagttcgaatcagtcaaaatctcgagttcgaattttcgcatgatcacaaaacttcatctattattattacgtatgtacatcgATTGACTATCAATGATTTTTCATGGATATTTCACCGATTTTCAAGCAAAAagttattacaataaattttttccagtaatacatttttatatatatacacgaaacactgacgaattttctatattatatatactttgaTTTATCCAAGACCGtctacatagtaacaatatgtCTCGtgctaatattattaattttgtatttttgtcgCTATGTTTGTTCGACTACGCGTATTCGGCCAAATTACGTGAGTGTGCTTTAGTAAAATATacaattctgaaaatgaatatattttattcttaataatACTAATTGTGAAAACATTGTGATCATTGCTATTTGtaacactatacatacataattagcaATTATTGATGATGTGATTTAACCTTAGCTTTTGTGAATTAATGAATATTAATTCAACCTAGTTACAGTCACTGCCACTGCTTGCAAATTAGCCTAGCGTGTTATTACTATAttacaaaatttgataaaataaatatgtaaaaaaaagctaGTTTCCTACATCGAAAAATTTTTCTTTCTTTGAACTTAACCTATTACCAGGGCTGTAgctcggggggggggggcagatgTTCCTGGACACAAAAATGAGGGGAACACGAATGGGCGGTTCGTAATATCtgggatttttatatattttatatatctattttttaaaatgttgattattttctgaaatgttttaattaaaattcagacGCGGCCTACGATGAAGGGGAGGGAGTCGCCATTACGAAAATAACAATATTCTCCTTTTAATACAATTTagtattttgaatttgaatttattggttGCGAGAAAAcattaatattgatatttcacttaatattattatatttgaaacttgtgaattaaaaaataataataatgaagagGTGGGGGAGGGGGGATGTTAGTACCATATTTGCCCCCAGGTGCAAACTACCCTATCTACGGCGCTACCTATTATCTAAATAATATAGTCGATATAatggagtgaagagattgaaatagcagtGGGCAGGTGGCGAAGCTAGAATAACGGACGTCaaatggatgaaagaagtgctcgaatggtacccgatagaatttaaaagggtgcaaAGAATGCCACACgggagatgggtagatgaaattagagaaatatataggatgagatggatgagagttacctCAGACAGAGAGTTGAGAGTTAAATCAGACacaagtggaagcgtgttggagagcaTTTTATCTAGCATTCGATGACAAATGGCTGTAATGATAATGATCACATAATATGTATCTCATATTGTAATGCGCAACATCACCTAAGAGGAAAAGccgaaattttcaaatttaacatCGCCATAGTTCACGCTAAAAAATCATGAATGACCTCAATTTACCCTTGGAGTTTTGTACTTTAGACAGTGTGATccgaacacatttttttttttcacaacgttcattaatcaaatattcaaaattaacatAGCGGcttgtgtgtacatattataatatttgattgaTTAATAATTTGTATGCATTTATAATACGCATACTTACGTATGTATCTTTTCTTAGAATTTTTTcggtaaatatattaatttcaattgtatCTCAATACTTAATTAGGCTCACTACATAAACAGtccttaaatatattattataaaattataaattgaattatatgattaaaaacatatgtattttcaatatttcagcAAGCAGTGTGACTCCTTGTAAAAGGAATAACCCCGATTTGGACAATTGCGTTTTAATGGCAGCAAGAAAATTCCAAAAAGAGTTCACCAGTGGGATTCCCGCACTAGGAATTCCAAAAATGGACCCTTACACTATTTCTGGCTTCAACTTGGATACTGGAGATTCtggttttaaaatgaattttcttTCTTCTTACTTGCGTGGGTTTAAAGACGcgaaaatcgaaaatttaaagtaaatataaatataaactaacattatttttatgttacaCTATTTACTATAATGAATTTCATGTTGTTTCATAGGTTTGATTTAAATGCAAAGACACTTATTTTAGAAACAAATTTAGATGCAGTAGCAGACACGAAATATAACGCTACCGGAAAAATCATGCAATTTCCATTCAATGGATTAGGCAACTTCACGATGGGATTGTGTTAGTATCAACAATATATTAAACAAACATAACATCaataatgaaaatgtattacataattatatatatgtatatatatatatatatatatatatatatatatatatatatatatatatatatatttatatacatatacatacagatgGATTACAACTGAAACTCCGCATGAAGTGGGATTTCAAGAAAGGCAGTGACAATAAGAATCacattgaaataaaatcgaACAAAGCCCAATACAAAGTCGATACTGCCAAATTCACAATAACTGGATTGCTCAACGAAGAAATGGGTTCGTCATCTTCaactgtttatatttaaatattttaataattataatggaCTTCACTATCGATTGTTATAGATGCGGCAATGAGCAATCTTTTGGACAGTCATTGGAGAATACTTGAGCGGGAAGTGGCTCCATCgattgttaaatttttagagGAAAATATGAGATTATATTTGAACGACTTCTTTTCGAAGATTGCATACGATGATCTATTCCCTATGtaaatgcaatttaaatatgattaatttGTATAAgactttaataaaattgctgtggaaattttcttcaaaattatcaatagatttcgattaaaattataaacatttaagtataatatatgtatttatttatgtataacatttgattaataatttaataaacatatttataattacataatataaataaatataaacagttaacatttcttttcattattacaataattcgttgggggggtggtggcctcgtGTTGAGTGCTTTaagggtcgaattctttgacctttaaagcgggctttaaTGATTATTACAATAATACATTGATTTTATCGTTGGGcttttgaaaaatgttattttattaagtCAACATCATTTATTCCCATAATTtagaaacatttttgtataatagTGTTACTAGTTAAAACATAAATTGTATTGTGTGATGAGAGTCATAAAAATGAAATCACCATTTAAAaccgataaaaatatttgagagTGTAGTTTCGAACCAAAGAAACAACatgaaaaatgaatatttaatatttatgtatgtagaacattcattgtcattaaattttaaacgacTCTGTAATTGATACAATACTTTACAGATACCAAGACGCTCGCcaaatatataaagttttaaatattcccggatgttttaaatgaaaatttaaatttagcttCATCGTATTTAATAAACTGTCGATTTCTCGGAAAACTGGTTTTCACTGTCGCGATCCGCACACATTTGCAACAATTGATATTCTTCGATGCTATATAAACACTGTCGAGTTAATATTTTCTTCTTAGTTCATGCAGAAGTATTTGATGTTTATATCTGAAACGCGGATCCCAACAAAACTGAAACGAAGATGAAAAGCTTGTGTTTTTTCTTCGCAGTCATTTTAGTGATATCAACGAACGGTTATGCGCAAACCCTACGTGAGTTTATTTTGTTcttgttattttttatgtgcTATTTATTTCcactttaattataaatttcatatattatatatcgcatTAGAATACAATATATGCagagtaatatttatattttaattgtgtatgtatatactttagtgattgaactattatattatattcctctattttcaaaaactttttttttattctaataaatacataaatatatatatatatatatatatatatatatatatatatatatatatatatatatatatatatatatatatatatatatatatatataaatatatatatatatatatatatatatatatatatatatatatatatatacttacacatatatacatacatatatatacatacatatatatgtatgtttgtatgggtACATTTCGAAGAAAACAATTAATTGGGTACATTTGGCGTTAAATGTATTTTCTTACTCttaatacatacctatatatctataaaataacaatcttttatattataaggcttgtatatatatactttacATCTGTAATACATATACCTCCATATTgaaattgacatacatatgtatatgtatttatgtaggcaaataaactaaaattgtattgtttgtaaaatatcttttacaatatatttatattatcaagCATCCTAAAATAGTATTAATGCCAACCTTGTTTAGTTTTCATATCTCAAATCAACACATCATGTTTAGTGATGTATTGAATTATCAACTCTTCTATAATGTTTAAAGTATGGTAATCAAACTGTTCATTTAAAATCACGCTCTGAAAtgactttatttatataaaatgtacatacatacatacatgttaatacatattatttaattaaatttaatattgtgtaatatacatatattcactttCATTTTCTGCAAACAGTAGTGATCGGTTGCAAAGTGTAAATTACTTGATACTTATACCGGTTTTGTTGACCCATTCACGTAACTCAGAAATCAGATAAGTGATGCAAAAACTGCATCGAAAGCATTTCCAGTTTTAGCGGTAGCATGCGAATTAGTTCTGCTCATCGTTAATGATCGATGactataaaaatttcataaatctcATACCTGTCATCGTGTTTCAAAACATTTGAAAACTCACATTTTGACATTAAACTTTCCGACAGTTAATATGACAGTGCAATGGTATATTTCGATATTAACTTACAGCTACATATGTAATGGAActctaaaataatacaaaaaatatcaatgtaAGTACCGGATCTACGTAAATATTTGTCATTACTAAATTCGGTTGTTTTGTCcgtatttgttgatttttatgaAAAACTTGTTGCAGTTCACCTTGACCAAAGATTTTCACCTTTAATTGACCGAAAAACAACTTTTTTATCTTAAATCTTCCTGTaccgaaaaatataaatatttttttattattttagcttCTTTTATTGATCGATGCAAGTGGTCGGATCCGGAATTGACGAGATGTCTAACAAGCGCAGTTCAAGCAGCTATTCCACACATGGCAAATGGAATTCCGGAAC
This Arctopsyche grandis isolate Sample6627 chromosome 7, ASM5162203v2, whole genome shotgun sequence DNA region includes the following protein-coding sequences:
- the LOC143914113 gene encoding circadian clock-controlled protein daywake-like, whose translation is MYKVAEYIDICYRDDPNLNQCLTKEANKILKKFSKGVPEIGIVSTDPFFIGDVDVIPEKSSSLSLKQKNSVLKGIKNANIIDLQIDPIQKTGFIRGVVNVTLNSKYVVNGRLLLFPITGDGDMSIKITNFDIQIKWNWFTFIGQDGKEYSQFKHYTSKYDYENVKFKLNGLFNNDKVLGDAMNSILNQNSREIMADLGGPTINIIIKRLAKLVKTFFSQVPYDELLPLK
- the LOC143914880 gene encoding circadian clock-controlled protein daywake-like — encoded protein: MSRANIINFVFLSLCLFDYAYSAKLPSSVTPCKRNNPDLDNCVLMAARKFQKEFTSGIPALGIPKMDPYTISGFNLDTGDSGFKMNFLSSYLRGFKDAKIENLKFDLNAKTLILETNLDAVADTKYNATGKIMQFPFNGLGNFTMGLYGLQLKLRMKWDFKKGSDNKNHIEIKSNKAQYKVDTAKFTITGLLNEEMDAAMSNLLDSHWRILEREVAPSIVKFLEENMRLYLNDFFSKIAYDDLFPM